DNA sequence from the Methanococcus maripaludis genome:
TGGAAAATTTATCGATGCAGAAGTTTACAGCATTTTAAAAGATGAATGGACTTTTAAAAATTAAAAAAAGAAATTTAATCTTTTTTTATGTGGTTCATCAGAACGCCTTTTTTGTAGCAGAGGTATAATATCCCGGTATCGTACCTTGCATCGTGAAATCCAACTTCGCTACAGCCATACGCTTTTTTTGTAAATTCAAGTCCTTCATTTGGGCACTGTTCTAAAAATTCCATTAATTCAACTAATTTTGGTCTTTTATATCTTTTCTGACCCGGAAGTTTACAGATTGGGGTAAAATGAAACATCGTACAGAATTTATCTTTTGGAACATATTCTGGACCGAGTCTTTCAAACTCTGCTTTTAAAAACCGTATATCAAAAGAGATATTGTGCCCAATTATTACGGAATCTTCAAGGTCTTCCCGAACTTCATCGACAGTATCTTCAAAAGTCATTCCATTTGATAATTCGTCAAGTATTTCCATTGTAAGCCCGTGAACTTTTGCAGCGCTTCTTGACATGTGGTCAACTGAGTAGTATTGATTAAAAACTTTTTTTAAGTTTAAATCTTCGTCAGTTACTAAATAAGAAAGCTGTGCAATCTGTCCGGGGTGAAGTCCCGTTGTTTCAGTATCTAAAAAAACATACATCTTTAACACGTTTTAATTTTAAATTTTCAATAACTCATTTCAAGATAACTCAACTATATATATCAGGTTATTTAAGCTTTATATCTAATTATCTAATTAAAGAATATAAAGAATATTTCTCTGATTTAATTATGCAATGATGAGTGCCGACTTCACTGAGGATTTTTCCGATGAAGACAACGGGGACAGCTGAGCATAACTTTTTTAAAAAATTTATATTATAATTTTAAATTAATAATTAAGGAGAGTCTGCTGGCCGTATTTCATTCCAAGGTCTCCAAGGATTTTTTTACCGATTTTTTCGCCGAAAAGTTCAAGGATTTTTTCAGGATTATTATTTATTTCAACTTTGGACTTAATTCCTGCATTATAAAGTTTTCTCGACCTTGCACGGCCGATATTCTTGACTTTTAATAATTCAATTAATTCTTCTTTTGCACCGTATTCAATTCTTAATTCCATTTCCATAAGGGCTCTGTATATTTCACTGCTGTCTAAATTAATTAGTTTTGCAATCTCTTTTGTTGAATAAATCATCCATTTGGCCTGTTCAACTTTGTATCTTAAGATTCCGGGTTCAACACCGTACTTTTCCAAAATTAGTTCTTCAGGTATTTCACTTACCCAGTCGCAGAACATTTTTGAATTTTTAAAAGCTTCAACATTTTCCGCAGAATACTCATTAATTCCAAATTTTTCCATTTCAAGGATTAAATCAAGTTCTTCATTCGGCCTAACTCTTAAAAGTGGCCTCATTTCGTTAGTTTTTGAAATCAAATAGAATAAATACTGATCAATTTTTGATCGATCCAATTGAGCACATTTTTTCTTCAATTCATGTAATTCTTCTATTATAATTTCAGAACTCATCGGGTCGATATAAAGTTCAGAAATTCTTTTTCCAAGCTTTGTTGATTTAAATTCAACTTTTGAATTGGGATTTGAAAGATCGAATGAAGTTTCTTTTGAATCTAAAACTAAATTATTTGAAGAATCAAAGGAGAGTTCAACTACTTTGTTTTCCGCTTTTTTAAGAACTGAGGTTTCTAAAAATTTATTTTTTTCTAAAAATTCTACAACTTCTGATACATTTAATAAAACTGCGCCGATATTTCCAAACTGGTAAGCGTAAAACGTATTTTTCATGAAATTGACAAGATTTTGTCCGTCATTAATTTCTCCTGTGGAAATTAAACCCAAAATATGAATTCTCAAAACTTTCTGGTTTGCTAATTTTGAATATATATTTTCAACATTTCCAGTAAGAATTTCATAAGCTTTTTCAGAATCGCGCTCATTTTTGATATAAATTATTCCTTCACCGTAAGGGTCCAATCCAGGTCGGCCAGCTCTCCCAATACACTGCTGAATTTCCATTCTTGGAATATCTACAAGGCCGTTTTGAGAATATCTTTTTATATCTCGCACAATTGCTCGCCTGCACGGTAAATTCAAGCCTGCCGAAAGTGTTGGCGTACAGCAGATTACTTTTATTAATCTATTTCTAAATCCATCTTCAACGATTTTTCGATGCTGATACGTGAGTCCTGCATGGTGAAATGCTATTCCTTTTTTAATACATTCTGAAAGGGCTTTACAAGTTTCAGTTGGCGTATCGAGAATTGATAAAATTTCTTCACTTAATTTATTTAGTTCATGCTGTTCAGTTCTTGTTAAGTACTTAGTTAAATTGTGTTTTTTTGCTTCGCCAACTGCATTTCTTTTTGAATTGCAAAATATTAAACAAGAACCTTTTTCTTCGACACTATCAACTATTAAATCAGTTATATTATTTTTAGAAACCTGCTTTATTTTTTTTGCAGGGCTTTTTACAAACTCAAGTTCATTTTCAAAGTAAATTCCTTTTTTTAATTCAACTGGCCTCCATTCATCAACGATTAATTTCGCGTTTAGCCAGTCTGAGAGTTCTTCGGGGTTTCCAATAGTTGCAGAAAGGCCGACAATCTGGGCATTTAAATTTTTCAATTTCGTTAAAATTACTTCTAAAGTTCCGCCCCTGTCGTTATCCCCTATTAAATGGATTTCATCAATTACTGCTAAGGATACGTCATTTATCCATTCAACTTCGTGTCTCATCAATGAATCGAGCTTTTCAGAAGTAGTTATAATGATATGAAACTTTGAGAGATTCTCTTTAGTATCAAAATCCCCGATTGATAGCCCTACTTTTATTCCATATTTTTCATATTTTTCCTTAAATTCATCAAATTTTTCATTTGCAAGCGCTTTTAGTGGGACGATGAATAACCCTTTTTTTCCAGTTAAATTTTTATTTTCATCTAAAATATGGTTTAATAAAGCCATTTCTCCAATAAGCGTTTTTCCACTCGCAGTTGGAATACATATTAAAAAATTCTTTGTTTTATCAAAAAGTTCTTCATCAATTACTTTTTTTTGCGGAGGTCTTAATTCAGTAATTTTGTTTTCTTTAAGTATATCCAATACATGCATTTTTTCAACATTTTTGTTAATTCTTTTCTTTTTAATTGTAATCCATTTGTAATATAATTTTGCCCATATGAGTAATAATAATTACTGAGTATTGTTACATAGTAATAAAATATAACAACATATAAATACTGCGTTATATCAAGTATTATCTGTAATAAATATCTTAAAAAATTATTACTCTAAAAATGGGTGAGGCAATGCACATACCAGATGGATTTATCCCATTGTGGGAAAGCGGGATTTTTTGGGTAATTTCCCTGATATTTTTAAGTATGTCTTTAAGATGGGCATCAAAGGAAATGAATGAAAAGACAGTTCCACTATTTACGGCACTTGCAGCAGGTATTTTTGCAATTCAAGCAATGAACATGCCTATACCTTGGGGAACTAGTGGACACATGGTTGGTGCAGCACTAACTGCGATAGTATTTGATAGCCCTTGGGCTGCTGTATTAATGTTAGCTCTTGTTTTAATTGTTCAAGGATTATTCTTTGCAGACGGTGGTTTAATCGTCATGGGTGCAAACATCTTTAACATGGGTGTTGTAGGTGGATTTGTAGGATACTACGTATTCAAATCATTGAAAAAAACAAACTTCCACGCAGCAGTATTTACTGCTGGATGGTCTGCAACATTTATAGCAGCACTTGCTTGTGCAGCAGAACTTGCAATTGCAGGAACATTCCCAATTGACCTTGGAATTCAATTTATGGGTCTTTACCACGCAGTTATCGGAATTATTGAAGGTTTAATTACTGCGGTAGTGGTAGGCTACCTCGCATCAGCTCGACCGGATCTTGTAAAGAGCGTAAAAAAGGTGGTTTCAAATGAGTAACAACAACTCGATATTAGTTGCAGGACTAATCGTTGCATTATTAATTGGACTTGCAGCACCATTTTTAGCTTCAGGTGACCCTGATGGATTGGAAAGCGCTGCAGAAAAAATTATTAATTCAGATGTTTTGGATGCAAATTTAGATGAAGCAGGACTTGAAGAAGAAGGAACAGTTGCACCTTCACCAATGCCTGACTATGCAATTCCAGGAATGGACAAAATAGGGGAAATTGGTGCATTAATTATTGGTATTTTATTAATAACCTTACTTTCATTTGGCGTTGGTTCAATATTTAAAAAATCAACTTCAGAAAACTAAAAGATCTGATTTACTTTTTTCAATTTTTTAAAATTTCAAAAGATTAAGAGTTCGTTTTTATTACATATTTTTATATAATTTATACCAAAAACATGATTTTAAAATTAAACAGGTGTATTTATGATAAAACATATCGTTATGTGGAAATTAAAAGAAAATGATAAGGATAATGATAAATTTGAGAATGCAAAAACCATTAAAAATAAATTGGAAAGTTTAAATGGAGTTATTCCTGAAATAAAATACATAGAAGTTGGTGTAAACTCTGAAAAATTTGAAAATAACTACGATGTAGTGTTGGTATCAGAATTCGACAGTTTTGAAGATTTAGATGTTTATCAAAAACACCCAGAACACGTGAAAGTTGGAGAATTTGTAAAATCAGTTGCAGAACTCAGAACTGCTGTTGATTACGAATTTTAATTATATTTTTTTAATGAATATTTGTATTATTTTCTCCTATTTTTTTCAAAATAATATGGTTTTTTATAGATTAAGAACTATTTTAAATTAATAATACTCTATAATCATTTGCGAAATATTGTAATAATCAAATATTTTCAGGTCAAAATTTGCACGGATCAATTCACAGTTTGGAAAGAGATGCGTTTGTCGAAAGTCCGCTTCACAGAATAGATGCTAGAATCAAATTAATTTTTGTTTTTACCGTAGTTTTGACTGCAACAATTTTTAACAATGTTTATTTAATGGTTTTAATGGAAATTTACATGTTATTTGTAATGCTCTTTTCAAAAATCCCTATTTCAAATTTACTTAAAAGAATAATCATGATAATCCCATTTGGTGGATTTATAGCATTATTCCAGCCTTTCATTCGAGGAGAATCTGTAATATATTATTTAGGAATGCTTCCAATATATTCTGAAGGATTGGATTTTGGAATTTCATTATTTTTAAAATTTCTGGTTTCTATAACTTCAGTGGTGCTGTTATCCTCGACAACACCAATGTATGAAGTAATAAATGCTGGAAAAAAACTTGGAATTCCAAGCATTATGTCTACGCTTCTTGGAATGATGATTAGATACTTATTTGTAATGGTTGATGTTTTAGAATCCACGATAAAAGCCCAAAAATCAAGGGCACTTAACAGGAAAAATTTAAACTACAAACAGCTTCTAAATACATTTGGGTCATTAATCGGGCTTGTTTTTTTAAAATCATATGAACAGGGTGAAAGAACCTATTTAGGAATGCTTTCAAGAGGATATTCGAAAGATTCGAATATAAAAACACTCGGTCAAAAAATCGGATTTAATGACATTTTGTTTTTGTCCACTACAACGCTAATACTGTCAATTGGAATTATCTCTTTTTAAACTATCGAATGCCTATCCAAATTGACAGTTTTTAAGTCATAATACTATATCTAAAATTATATATGTTAATTTAAAAAGGTCGTTATTCACAAATAAAAAGTTAGATAAAGATAAAACTTCAAAAGTATAACTATAGAAATTTAAAAAGGCGCACCATGGGACTATTTTCAATTTTTAAATCAAAAGATCCAAAAAAACTGCTTGAAATTGGCACTGAATATTATAATAATGGTAAGTATCAAAAATCCATAGAATATTTTAATAAAACTTTAAATTCAGAGCCCAAAAACCCTGATGCATGGTATTTTAAAGGAAATGCATACCAAATGCTTGGTAAATCAAAACTTGCTCAAGATTCATACGAAAAAGCGCTTTCTATACGTCCAAACGATCTTGAAATAATTAAAAGCTATACAATGCTACTCAATTCGTTAGAACTATTCAAAGAATCCGTTGAAATCTTGAAAAATGTTTCCGAATCCGACGATGAAATTATAGAAATTTTAGGCGATGCCTACTTAAAAACAGGTAAATTTGAAGAAGCAATTTTACATTATAATGATATTTTGGAAAGAAAACCAAGGTATAAAGAAATCCTTGCAAAAAAAGGAACTGCACTTGTAGGGCTTAAACAATTTGATGAAGCTCTTGAAATTTATGAAAAAGTTTTGAAAATAAGCCCCTATGATACTGAAGTCTGGAAAAATATAGGTAATGCATTTTATACTGTTAAAAAGTATGAAAAAGCAATTCAATTCTATGATATGTACTTAAATGAACATAAAGGAGACTTTGGAGTAACTCTTTCAAAAGGAGACGCTTTGAGAAAACTTGGAAAAACCAACGAAGCACTTGATCTATATACAAAAGTGCTCGAAAAACATATACAAAATTATGAACCGTGGTGCAGGGTCGGCCTTTTATATTACGATACTGAGGATTACGAAACTGCCATTTATTACCTGGAACTGGCAAATGAAAGAAACCCATTAAATCCATCCATACTGGTAAAACTTGGAAGAACGTATGTTAAATTAAGGAATTATAATAAAGGACTCGAATTTATGGAAAAAGCTTTAGATAAAGACAGCGAATACGCAAAAGCATGGTGCTACAAAGGATACATATTAAATCTTTTGGAAAGGCATTATGAAGCAATAGACTGCTACAAAAAAGCTATATCGATAAATAAAAACGATTCTAAATTTTGGATGCATTTATCAAATGTATACAAAACCATTGGAAAAGAAGACTATTCAAAAGAAGCTTATGAAAATGCAGTAAATCTTGAAAATCATAATATGCTTCCAAAAAGTGCTGAAAATTCAGTACTTTAACATATTATTATTTCAAACGTGAACAATACCGCATAATTTAAATAGAATAGGTTTCATACGATTAGGAAACTTGAAATTTGAGCAGGGTGAAAACGTGGAAGAAGAAAGGTTCTATGTAACTCAGGCTTTGTCTGAATCCGAAGTATTTGGAAAGTTAAGAATGCTGATTGCTGAAAATGTCTCAGGACTCTATAATTTAACTGTTAAAAATAACTTAAACCATAAATTCTATTCAATAAAATTTATTGTTAAAGCAAGAAGCGAAAATTACGCAAAACTCTGTGAAATTCTCCAGAAAAATGAAATAATTTTGGTAAACTGTTATGAACTGATTTTCCCATCGTATAAAATTTCAATAAAAGGGGATTCAGAACAGTGTTTAAACATACAAAAAGAACTATTGGAAGTATTAATGGCTTATGGTTCTGTTCCAATAAAATCTAAACTTTCATCAGACGAATTTGTTAATGGATCATTAGAAATAACTGTTACAAATAAGGACCCCTCAAATTGCATCAAATTTTTAGAACTTATGAGAAAAAACAAAGATATGGAATACAAAGTTACTCCTGTCGATGAAAGCGAATTTTAATTTACTTAAAAAAGAAGGGGGATAGGTGATTTAATGGTCATCGGGTTTTTTCGTTCGAAATCTAACAAATTAAAAAAGCTTCTTGAAGAGGATATGATTAATGATGCCCAAAAAATGTTGGATGAGGACGATTCATTAACTTCGGATTTATTTAAATATTTAAAAATGAATAGTGAGAATTTAAAAGCTAATGCTATTTATTTGCTCACAAAAAATTATTTAAAAAATAATAAAGATATTTCTGAATTATATTCCCCTTTAAAAGCATTTTTATCACAAAAAAGCGAAGTTTTAGTTTTAAATTCATTAATGTCACTCAAACTGATAACTGATGTTTTCCCTGAAGTTTATGAAAATTTTAGTTTAGAGGTAACTCAAATTAATAAGACTTTTGTTAATTTGGATATTAGGAGTTATACTGGGAATTTGATAAAAAAATACGGCAAATTTAAGGAGTATAATCTTTCGGATAATCAAAAAATGCTTCAAAAACATGTTAAACAGTTAATGAAGTCTTCAAAACAGGAATCATTGTTTGGACGATTAATGGAAATTGGATCCTCATTGTTTGTTATAATGCCTGAAAAACTGGAAGTTACTGAAGAAATGCTTGAAGATTCAATTTCAAAAGATGATTTACAGTTTAATGTTTTCACGATTGAAACACTCAAATCAGGTAAAATAAAAGAAATGGATCCTTTAAATATTGTATACCAGCTATCGAAACTGCCGACACTTACTAAAGGACAGGTGGATGATACTATGCCTCAAACGCTTGATTTGATGGGATGTTCAAAAAACATGATTGTAAGAAACATGGTATTAAATACAGTTTATGAAGTATCAAAGAAGTATCCTGATGTACTTTATAAACACATTTCAGGACTTGAACTTTATGAAAAACAGTATGGTGGAAACGATCCAGTATTTAAAGCAATTATCAAAGAAATTGCCAAAAAATATAATTTAGATAACTCTCCTCTTTCAAAATTACTTTAAAATTTAATATTTTAAATAAAAAAATATTTAGGATTTATACGGAAAGTTTTTTATTAACTCATTCATTTTTTCATTATCAATATATTCGTTATTTCCAATTTTTAGAACTTTTTCAGAAGTTACCCTTCCAAAAGGAGTTAATGGGCATCTATGTTTAACCGCAATTTCTAAAATATTTGAAACTTCATCTTCTGGAACGCTTACTAAATATGTTCCAAGATATCTTGTAGCCCTTGGATATGGAAGTCCTGTTATTTCAACACCATTTTGAGCTTTCAAAAGCATTTCTAAAATGTTACAAAGCCAGCCTCCTCTTGAAGCATCTTTACAGGCGTGAACTTCAATATCATTTTTTAAAATATCTAAAAATGTATCAAATTTATTTTTTGCTTTTTGAACTCTTTCTCCAATATCCCCTTCTACAGGGTGTCCGAGCATTAGCATTACATCGTTATCTTTTGAACCAGAATCTCGAATTATTTTGTCTGAAATAAGTTCACCAAAAACAACTACACTCATGCAGGATTTTAATGACTCAATTGTTTGGGTGTTTCCACCTATTATTGGAATATTAAGTCCGATTGACTGTTTTTTTAATCCATCTATTGCAATTTCAATTTCTTCTTCGTTTGCAGCCTGAATTGCATCCATTGCATAAAGCGGTTTTGCACCCATTGCAACGATATCACATGTAGTGTGGATAAGTGCGGTTTTTGAGCCTAAAATTAATGGGTATGGCCCTTCCATATTGTAAACAGATTTTCCGATAACTACTCCGTCATCTCCTGCGCGAATACCGCATGAAAGACCTGGAACTTTTGAATCCATGCCCCAAAATTCTTTTCTAGGATAATTATTTTCCATCATATGTTCTATTGCATAGTTAATTTCGTACTCGATATTTTCCATGTTCTCACGTTAAATTATATAAATCATTTAAATTATAGTTTAAGAAGATTTAAAGACATTTTTAATTAGTTATAATGATATCTATTCAAGATAGGGATTATTTTTATATAAATATTCCTTTTATAAGGTCATTGAGCAATATAAAAATTTCATAACTACTGAGTGTGTGAAATAATGGTAAAACTTAACAAAAATGAACTTGAACTTATAACTCAAGTGTTAAAACGAGCAGAATCAATTTCAAGGGATGTTAATCCCGAATCTTTTATTTATTCGGATGATATGTATATTGGAAGAAATGATTCCTGTAGAACCGCACTTTATGCGATAGATAATAAAGAGTTTTTGGAAGATTTTGGTGAAGAAGAATTTGAAGAAATAGTTTGGGATGAACTTAAACTTTATGAAGATTATCTTTACGAAAAACAGGCTAAGTCTGGGAAATCAGAAGAAATTTCTGAAAAAATTACCGAAGTTAAAAAATTAATTAAAAAAATAAAACCTTATGAGGAATAAATATTAATTTAATTATTCATTTATTTTGATGTTGCATATTACAGAGTATTTTTATACGCTTAAGGCATATTGTATCTCTGCTTTAAATTGAACAATAATAAGGTGCGAGTTTTTTGGTGGTTTTATGAGAAACACTCCCAAAATTTGTGTTATCAACGGTGACGGTATTGGAAACGAAGTAGTTCCAGAAACGGTGCGAGTTTTAAATGAAATTGGTGACTTCGAATTCATTCATACCCATGCAGGTTACGAATGTTTTAAAAGATGTGGCGATGCGATACCTGAAAACACAATTGAAATTGCAAAAGAATCTGATTGTATTTTATTTGGATCAGTTACCACACCAAAACCGACTGAATTAAAAAATAAATCATATAGAAGTCCAATATTAACTTTAAGAAAAGAACTTGACCTTTATGCAAATATTAGGCCAACTTATAACTTTGATAATCTTGATTTTGTTATAATTCGAGAAAATACTGAAGGACTCTATGTAAAAAAAGAATATTACGACGAAAAAAACGAAGTTGCAATTGCTGAGCGAATAATTTCAAAATTTGGAAGTTCTAGAATTGTAAAATTTGCTTTTGATTACGCAGTTCAAAATAATAGAAAAAAAGTATCCTGTATACATAAAGCAAATGTATTAAGGGTTACTGATGGATTATTTTTAGAAGTTTTCGAAGAAATATCTAAACATTACGAAAAATTAGGAATAAAATCTGATGATTATCTAATTGACGCGACAGCAATGTATTTGATTAGAAACCCGCAAATGTTTGATGTATTGGTTACAACAAATCTTTTCGGAGACATATTATCTGATGAAGCTGCAGGACTTATTGGTGGACTTGGAATGTCTCCTTCGGCAAACATTGGCGACAAAAATGGATTATTTGAGCCAGTTCACGGATCTGCACCAGACATTGCGGGAAAAGGAATTTCAAACCCGATTGCAACAATATTGAGTGCTGCAATGATGCTTGACCATTTAAAGATGAATAATGAAGCTGAATATATTAG
Encoded proteins:
- a CDS encoding AIR synthase-related protein — its product is MENIEYEINYAIEHMMENNYPRKEFWGMDSKVPGLSCGIRAGDDGVVIGKSVYNMEGPYPLILGSKTALIHTTCDIVAMGAKPLYAMDAIQAANEEEIEIAIDGLKKQSIGLNIPIIGGNTQTIESLKSCMSVVVFGELISDKIIRDSGSKDNDVMLMLGHPVEGDIGERVQKAKNKFDTFLDILKNDIEVHACKDASRGGWLCNILEMLLKAQNGVEITGLPYPRATRYLGTYLVSVPEDEVSNILEIAVKHRCPLTPFGRVTSEKVLKIGNNEYIDNEKMNELIKNFPYKS
- a CDS encoding DEAD/DEAH box helicase; this translates as MHVLDILKENKITELRPPQKKVIDEELFDKTKNFLICIPTASGKTLIGEMALLNHILDENKNLTGKKGLFIVPLKALANEKFDEFKEKYEKYGIKVGLSIGDFDTKENLSKFHIIITTSEKLDSLMRHEVEWINDVSLAVIDEIHLIGDNDRGGTLEVILTKLKNLNAQIVGLSATIGNPEELSDWLNAKLIVDEWRPVELKKGIYFENELEFVKSPAKKIKQVSKNNITDLIVDSVEEKGSCLIFCNSKRNAVGEAKKHNLTKYLTRTEQHELNKLSEEILSILDTPTETCKALSECIKKGIAFHHAGLTYQHRKIVEDGFRNRLIKVICCTPTLSAGLNLPCRRAIVRDIKRYSQNGLVDIPRMEIQQCIGRAGRPGLDPYGEGIIYIKNERDSEKAYEILTGNVENIYSKLANQKVLRIHILGLISTGEINDGQNLVNFMKNTFYAYQFGNIGAVLLNVSEVVEFLEKNKFLETSVLKKAENKVVELSFDSSNNLVLDSKETSFDLSNPNSKVEFKSTKLGKRISELYIDPMSSEIIIEELHELKKKCAQLDRSKIDQYLFYLISKTNEMRPLLRVRPNEELDLILEMEKFGINEYSAENVEAFKNSKMFCDWVSEIPEELILEKYGVEPGILRYKVEQAKWMIYSTKEIAKLINLDSSEIYRALMEMELRIEYGAKEELIELLKVKNIGRARSRKLYNAGIKSKVEINNNPEKILELFGEKIGKKILGDLGMKYGQQTLLNY
- a CDS encoding tetratricopeptide repeat protein, coding for MGLFSIFKSKDPKKLLEIGTEYYNNGKYQKSIEYFNKTLNSEPKNPDAWYFKGNAYQMLGKSKLAQDSYEKALSIRPNDLEIIKSYTMLLNSLELFKESVEILKNVSESDDEIIEILGDAYLKTGKFEEAILHYNDILERKPRYKEILAKKGTALVGLKQFDEALEIYEKVLKISPYDTEVWKNIGNAFYTVKKYEKAIQFYDMYLNEHKGDFGVTLSKGDALRKLGKTNEALDLYTKVLEKHIQNYEPWCRVGLLYYDTEDYETAIYYLELANERNPLNPSILVKLGRTYVKLRNYNKGLEFMEKALDKDSEYAKAWCYKGYILNLLERHYEAIDCYKKAISINKNDSKFWMHLSNVYKTIGKEDYSKEAYENAVNLENHNMLPKSAENSVL
- the aksF gene encoding homoisocitrate dehydrogenase, whose protein sequence is MRNTPKICVINGDGIGNEVVPETVRVLNEIGDFEFIHTHAGYECFKRCGDAIPENTIEIAKESDCILFGSVTTPKPTELKNKSYRSPILTLRKELDLYANIRPTYNFDNLDFVIIRENTEGLYVKKEYYDEKNEVAIAERIISKFGSSRIVKFAFDYAVQNNRKKVSCIHKANVLRVTDGLFLEVFEEISKHYEKLGIKSDDYLIDATAMYLIRNPQMFDVLVTTNLFGDILSDEAAGLIGGLGMSPSANIGDKNGLFEPVHGSAPDIAGKGISNPIATILSAAMMLDHLKMNNEAEYIRNAVKKTVECKYLTPDLGGNLKTFEVTEKIIESIRSQMIQ
- a CDS encoding Dabb family protein, whose translation is MIKHIVMWKLKENDKDNDKFENAKTIKNKLESLNGVIPEIKYIEVGVNSEKFENNYDVVLVSEFDSFEDLDVYQKHPEHVKVGEFVKSVAELRTAVDYEF
- the cbiQ gene encoding cobalt ECF transporter T component CbiQ codes for the protein MHGSIHSLERDAFVESPLHRIDARIKLIFVFTVVLTATIFNNVYLMVLMEIYMLFVMLFSKIPISNLLKRIIMIIPFGGFIALFQPFIRGESVIYYLGMLPIYSEGLDFGISLFLKFLVSITSVVLLSSTTPMYEVINAGKKLGIPSIMSTLLGMMIRYLFVMVDVLESTIKAQKSRALNRKNLNYKQLLNTFGSLIGLVFLKSYEQGERTYLGMLSRGYSKDSNIKTLGQKIGFNDILFLSTTTLILSIGIISF
- a CDS encoding PDGLE domain-containing protein; translation: MSNNNSILVAGLIVALLIGLAAPFLASGDPDGLESAAEKIINSDVLDANLDEAGLEEEGTVAPSPMPDYAIPGMDKIGEIGALIIGILLITLLSFGVGSIFKKSTSEN
- the cbiM gene encoding cobalt transporter CbiM, giving the protein MHIPDGFIPLWESGIFWVISLIFLSMSLRWASKEMNEKTVPLFTALAAGIFAIQAMNMPIPWGTSGHMVGAALTAIVFDSPWAAVLMLALVLIVQGLFFADGGLIVMGANIFNMGVVGGFVGYYVFKSLKKTNFHAAVFTAGWSATFIAALACAAELAIAGTFPIDLGIQFMGLYHAVIGIIEGLITAVVVGYLASARPDLVKSVKKVVSNE
- a CDS encoding 3'-5' exonuclease, which produces MYVFLDTETTGLHPGQIAQLSYLVTDEDLNLKKVFNQYYSVDHMSRSAAKVHGLTMEILDELSNGMTFEDTVDEVREDLEDSVIIGHNISFDIRFLKAEFERLGPEYVPKDKFCTMFHFTPICKLPGQKRYKRPKLVELMEFLEQCPNEGLEFTKKAYGCSEVGFHDARYDTGILYLCYKKGVLMNHIKKD